A genomic region of Platichthys flesus chromosome 4, fPlaFle2.1, whole genome shotgun sequence contains the following coding sequences:
- the rhbdd1 gene encoding rhomboid-related protein 4 has product MRGRHRGSHMGLLLLASQVFQLGLDNIPPVTLGVLALNVYLYLFPAAPLMQTCVSVQQAYWLKDWRRLLLSPLHHVDDWHLYFNMASFLWKGTRLEQRLGGAWFLYLLSVFSLLTGFVYLALEAALTELTQDQSYSLTCAVGFSGVLFALKVVCNHYQPGGVTHVMGIPVANRYASWAELVIIHVTSPGTSFVGHLAGILVGLLYTSGPLKTVMGKCAELVSGNGLDSRSRGYYNSSGSSGRSGGSTGYRQQAPDDTSTRQGSYTGGLTEEEQLQAAIRNSLNEGGENRQRRAPPPYGFNAAEEIRQRRLMRFDR; this is encoded by the exons ATGCGGGGCCGACACAGGGGGTCCCACATGGGGTTGTTGCTCCTGGCCTCCCAGGTGTTTCAGTTGGGTCTGGATAACATCCCACCCGTCACCCTGGGGGTCCTGGCTCTCAACGTGTACCTGTACCTGTTCCCGGCAGCACCACTGATGCAG acctgtgtgagtgtgcagcaGGCGTACTGGTTGAAGGACTGGCGTCGTCTTCTGCTGTCGCCGCTGCACCACGTGGATGATTGGCATCTCTACTTCAACATGGCGTCATTCCTCTGGAAAGGAACCCGGCTGGAGCAGCGGCTGGGCGGAGCCTGGTTCCTCTACCTGCTGTCGGTCTTCTCTCTGCTCACTGGATTCGTCTACTTGGCGTTGGAGGCAGCGTTAACAGAGCTCACCCAGGACCAGTCGTACAGCCTGACCTGCGCGGTCGGCTTCTCAG GTGTCCTGTTTGCTCTGAAGGTGGTCTGTAACCATTACCAACCTGGAGGTGTGACCCATGTGATGGGTATCCCCGTGGCAAACCGCTATGCTAGTTGGGCGGAGCTAGTGATAATCCACGTGACATCACCGGG GACCTCGTTCGTTGGTCACCTGGCAGGGATCCTGGTGGGTCTGCTCTACACCTCTGGACCACTGAAGACTGTCATGGGGAAATGTGCAG aGCTTGTGTCGGGGAATGGACTCGACTCAAGGTCCAGAGGATACTACAACTCTTCAGGCTCCTCAG gCCGCAGTGGTGGATCCACAGGATATCGTCAGCAGGCACCAGATGACACATCAACTCGTCAAGGCTCTTACACAGGGGGCctgacggaggaggagcagctgcaggcggCGATCAGGAACAGTCTGAATGAAGGAG GAGAAAACCGCCAGAGACGAGCTCCTCCTCCGTATGGATTCAACGCCGCGGAGGAAATCCGACAGAGGAGACTGATGAGGTTTGACCGATGA